One Lucilia cuprina isolate Lc7/37 chromosome 4, ASM2204524v1, whole genome shotgun sequence DNA segment encodes these proteins:
- the LOC111682968 gene encoding zinc finger protein 823 — protein sequence METCRTCAKCDFDNETQWFDLFNAPRWQLETERIHLVLSTWKIKISCNDGLPQKICTDCFSKFCTVSSFRLQCLEAQTILSNIFDKIDTQSIQDEEVFEGFANEQDNDVKTAKTQSVGEAATSAAEVLLTVHLKSIEHTLEATTEKSITSSNSSSNNKNNNSNNNNENIATFSEILNINPNDNTEVSFRTTTKLSNTAVLENENKNQNFNHILVEDHEEEDINNNTNYNNNISNNTSNEGVELISSNNLSNNSNDNERTLLTENTNDLDDNDLIEELIEELDIIEEITEEEHQAALEEEEEGEEDLDEFEHNEENIPTTSNITMTLDQEGDDPLENDLKITFECKYCYKWKNNATENFLTQQDLLAHITKLHSSDQPYNCPYCQQMFMDAASRTTHLKDEHSQKVYECQTCGKKYADKFNLKNHVEKYHSGTDFDCTLCAKSFCSSKSLNYHMKWHNPEEQLKCSYCDRLFINQRHLKCHEETHTGYRSQEVCSFCGKNFFHLKTLRWHIYRQHGGEKPYKCARCTEVFTSYFEKRLHMLENHLDNLTLIEKTECMLCHKRYEHELELKDHMLEDHKENKGAVKISNNKRVIMNKKPKSFTGIFQCEKCDKRFNMKSALERHMAVHSTEGRPHACPQCPKRFKRSQDMKWHLKTHSSEKPNICDVCGKGFALKYVLTQHRRSHEVLEKNFTCTTCGRSYLFEKSLRLHERIHSGKTYYKCDLCSESFVTHIKFKCKCVCVFLDYLID from the exons ATGGAGACTTGTCGTACTTGTGCCAAATGTGATTTTGATAATGAAACCCAATGGTTTGATTTATTTAATGCTCCTCGTTGGCAACTTGAAACGGAAcgcatacatttggtgttgagcACTTGGAAAATAaag ATTTCGTGTAACGATGGTTTGCCACAAAAAATCTGCACCGattgtttttctaaattttgcaCTGTCTCCTCATTTCGTCTGCAATGCCTGGAGGCACAAACCATATTAAGCAATATATTCGATAAAATCGATACACAAAGTATACAGGATGAAGAAGTTTTCGAGGGTTTCGCTAATGAACAGGATAATGATgtaaaaacagcaaaaacacaGTCGGTAGGAGAAGCAGCGACATCAGCAGCAGAAGTGCTACTAACAGTGCACTTAAAGTCAATTGAGCACACATTAGAGGCAACAACAGAAAAGAGCATAACTAGCAGTAATAGtagcagcaataacaaaaacaacaatagcaacaacaacaatg aaaatatcgCAACTTTTAGTGAAATCTTAAATATAAATCCTAATGACAACACCGAGGTTTCATTTCGAACCACAACAAAATTATCAAACACTGCCGTTTtagaaaacgaaaataaaaaccaaaattttaatcACATTTTAGTCGAAGATCACGAAGAAGAAGATATCAATAATAACaccaactacaacaataatatcAGCAATAATACTTCTAATGAGGGTGTAGAACTTATCTCCAGCAATAATCTTTCAAACAATTCAAATGATAACGAAAGAACTTTACTAACAGAAAATACCAACGATTTAGATGATAATGATCTTATAGAAGAACTAATCGAAGAACTAGATATAATAGAAGAAATCACCGAAGAAGAACATCAAGCGGCATTGGAGGAGGAGGAGGAGGGGGAAGAAGATCTAGATGAATTCGAACACAATGAGGAAAATATACCAACAACTAGCAATATCACTATGACCCTGGACCAGGAAGGTGATGATCCTTTAgagaatgatttaaaaataaccTTCGAATGTAAATACTGTTATAAATGGAAAAACAAtgctacagaaaattttctcacCCAACAAGATCTATTGGCGCATATAACCAAACTACACAGTTCCGATCAACCGTATAATTGTCCTTATTGTCAGCAAATGTTTATGGATGCCGCTTCACGAACCACTCACCTAAAAGATGAACACAGTCAAAAAGTTTATGAATGCCAGACATGTGGTAAAAAATATGccgataaatttaatttgaaaaatcatGTCGAAAAATATCACAGCGGTACCGATTTCGATTGTACTCTATGCGCTAAGAGTTTTTGTTCgagtaaaagtttaaattatcaCATGAAATGGCACAATCCGGAAGAACAGTTAAAGTGCAGTTACTGTGATCGTTTGTTTATCAATCAACGACATCTGAAGTGTCACGAGGAGACTCATACGGGCTATCGGAGTCAGGAGGTTTGTTCTTTTTGTGGTAAAA ATTTCTTCCATTTGAAAACACTTAGATGGCATATCTATCGACAACATGGTGGTGAAAAGCCCTATAAGTGTGCCCGATGTACAGAAG TTTTCACATCATATTTCGAAAAACGTTTACACATGCTCGAAAATCATTTGGATAATCTTACGTTGATCGAAAAAACCGAATGTATGCTGTGTCACAAACGTTACGAACACGAACTGGAACTAAAGGATCATATGCTAGAAGATCATAAGGAAAACAAGGGAGCAGTTAAAATCTCTAATAATAAACGTgttataatgaataaaaaaccaaaaagctTTACCGGTATATTTCAATGTGAAAAATGTGATAAACGTTTTAATATGAAATCAGCTTTAGAAAGACACATGGCTGTACACTCCACGGAGGGACG ACCCCATGCCTGCCCACAATGTCCTAAACGTTTTAAACGTTCGCAAGACATGAAGTGGCATTTGAAAACACATTCCTCTGAAAAGCCCAATATCTGTGATGTCTGCGGCAAGggttttgctttaaaatatgttttgacTCAACATCGTCGAAGTCATGAAG TTTTAGAAAAGAACTTTACTTGCACCACCTGCGGCCGTTCATACCTCTTCGAGAAGTCTTTGCGTTTACATGAACGTATACACAGTGGCAAAACCTATTACAAATGTGATTTATGCAGTGAAAGTTTCGTTacacatattaaatttaaatgtaagtgtgtgtgtgtttttttagacTATCTgatagactaa